The Devosia sp. MC521 genome has a segment encoding these proteins:
- the rpsG gene encoding 30S ribosomal protein S7, translating to MSRRHRAEKRDVIPDPKFGDLVVSKFMNYLMLDGKKSAAESIVYGAFDIVETKTKQDPVTVFHGALDNIRPAVEVRSRRVGGATYQVPVEVRADRQQALAIRWLIESARKRGENTMRERLSGELMDAMNGRGQAVKKREDTHRMADANRAFSHYRW from the coding sequence ATGTCCCGTCGCCACCGTGCAGAGAAGCGTGACGTTATTCCGGACCCAAAGTTCGGTGATCTCGTCGTCTCCAAGTTCATGAATTACCTGATGCTCGACGGCAAGAAGTCCGCCGCCGAATCCATCGTCTACGGTGCTTTTGACATCGTAGAAACCAAGACCAAGCAGGATCCAGTCACCGTGTTCCACGGCGCTCTGGACAACATCCGTCCGGCTGTTGAAGTTCGTTCGCGTCGCGTTGGCGGTGCTACGTACCAGGTTCCTGTCGAAGTTCGTGCTGACCGTCAGCAGGCTCTGGCCATTCGTTGGCTCATCGAGTCCGCTCGTAAGCGCGGCGAAAACACCATGCGTGAGCGTCTTTCCGGCGAACTCATGGATGCTATGAACGGCCGTGGTCAGGCCGTTAAGAAGCGCGAAGACACGCACCGTATGGCTGACGCCAACCGTGCATTCTCGCACTACCGCTGGTAG
- the rpsL gene encoding 30S ribosomal protein S12, with the protein MPTINQLIRKPRASKPKRNKVPAMEANPQKRGVCSRVYTTTPKKPNSALRKVAKVRLTNQREVISYIPGEGHNLQEHSVVLIRGGRVRDLPGVRYHVLRGVLDTQSVKDRKQRRSKYGAKRPK; encoded by the coding sequence ATGCCCACCATTAATCAGCTGATCCGCAAGCCACGCGCCAGCAAGCCAAAGCGGAACAAAGTTCCCGCCATGGAAGCGAACCCGCAGAAGCGTGGCGTTTGCTCCCGTGTGTACACGACGACCCCAAAGAAGCCGAACTCGGCACTGCGTAAGGTTGCCAAGGTACGTCTCACCAACCAGCGCGAAGTGATCTCCTACATTCCGGGCGAAGGTCACAACCTGCAGGAGCACTCTGTTGTTCTGATCCGTGGCGGCCGCGTACGCGACTTGCCAGGTGTTCGTTACCACGTGCTTCGCGGTGTTCTTGATACGCAGAGTGTCAAGGATCGTAAGCAACGCCGTTCGAAGTACGGCGCGAAGCGTCCGAAGTAA
- a CDS encoding NAD(P)-binding domain-containing protein, giving the protein MIAPLPRSPNTALKTNIVIIGAGQAGLSAAYHLTRMGYVARRDFYVLDANPNPGGAWQHRWPSLTLSTVNRVHDLPGMQFGAFASGPTVQAAQAVPAYYTAYEARFDLEVVRPIRVQVVCDRGERFRVETDKGLLSARGIINATGTWEKPYIPPYPGADTFLGTQLHTKDYKTAERFIGQHVLIVGGGISAIQLLDEISQVTQTTWVTRTSPRFLTRPFDEAAGRAAVAMVEDRVRQGLPPKAVVSVTGLPVTPAVEALQRRGVLNRLPMFSEITPTGVRWADGQERAVDTILWCTGFQSALDHLAPLNLREQSGGIVMTGRLATQVAKDPRIHLVGYGPSASTVGANRAGAAATRELIDYLGLQPPTP; this is encoded by the coding sequence ATGATCGCTCCCCTGCCCCGCAGCCCGAATACGGCCCTAAAAACAAACATTGTCATCATCGGCGCTGGGCAGGCTGGACTCAGTGCTGCTTATCATCTCACCCGCATGGGCTATGTGGCGCGTCGCGACTTCTATGTTTTAGACGCCAACCCCAACCCTGGCGGCGCTTGGCAACACCGTTGGCCCTCACTCACCCTCTCGACGGTCAATCGGGTTCACGACTTGCCGGGCATGCAGTTCGGCGCTTTCGCCAGTGGCCCAACGGTTCAAGCTGCACAAGCCGTACCCGCATATTACACGGCTTACGAAGCCCGTTTTGATCTTGAGGTTGTGCGTCCCATACGAGTGCAAGTGGTCTGCGACCGCGGCGAGCGCTTTCGTGTCGAAACCGACAAAGGCCTACTCTCCGCCCGGGGCATCATCAACGCCACCGGCACCTGGGAAAAGCCCTATATCCCGCCCTACCCCGGTGCTGACACCTTTTTAGGCACCCAACTCCACACCAAGGACTATAAAACCGCTGAGCGCTTTATCGGCCAGCATGTTCTTATCGTCGGCGGCGGCATTTCAGCGATCCAGTTGCTCGACGAGATATCGCAAGTCACCCAAACCACATGGGTTACCCGCACATCGCCTCGCTTCCTTACAAGACCGTTTGATGAAGCCGCAGGCCGCGCTGCGGTCGCCATGGTCGAGGATCGCGTGCGTCAGGGTCTTCCTCCCAAGGCCGTCGTATCGGTGACTGGCTTACCCGTCACCCCCGCCGTCGAAGCCCTGCAGCGGCGCGGCGTACTCAACCGCCTTCCCATGTTCTCTGAGATTACCCCCACCGGCGTCCGCTGGGCGGACGGGCAAGAGCGCGCTGTCGATACCATCCTATGGTGCACCGGTTTCCAGTCAGCGCTTGATCATCTCGCGCCCCTGAACCTGCGCGAACAATCCGGCGGCATTGTCATGACCGGCCGTCTCGCCACCCAAGTGGCCAAAGATCCCCGTATTCATTTGGTTGGCTATGGCCCTTCGGCGTCAACCGTAGGGGCCAACCGCGCCGGCGCCGCAGCCACGCGCGAGCTTATCGACTACCTCGGCTTGCAGCCTCCCACCCCCTGA
- the rpoC gene encoding DNA-directed RNA polymerase subunit beta' encodes MNHHSHVMDPFNPGLPVQTFDQMKISIASPEKILSWSYGEIKKPETINYRTFKPERDGLFCARIFGPVKDYECLCGKYKRMKFKGVICEKCGVEVTLSRVRRERMGHIELAAPVAHIWFLKSLPSRIALLLDMTLKDIERILYFENYVVLDPGLTPFTLNELLTEEQYLDAQDEYGADSFTAKIGAEAIRDILLALDLEKIAGDLRVEIAESTTELKPKKLAKRLKIVEQFIVSGNKPEWMIMTVIPVIPPELRPLVPLDGGRFATSDLNDLYRRVINRNNRLKRLIELRAPDIIIRNEKRMLQEAVDALFDNGRRGRTITGANKRPLKSLSDMLKGKQGRFRQNLLGKRVDYSGRSVITVGPYLKLHQCGLPKKMALELFKPFIYSRLEAKGFSSTVKQAKKLVEKEKPEVWDILEEVIREHPVLLNRAPTLHRLGIQAFEPILIEGKAIRLHPLVCSAFNADFDGDQMAVHVPLSLEAQLEARVLMMSTNNILHPANGQPIIVPSQDIVLGLYYLSLANDGEPGEGMAFGSYAELEHALDNDVVTLHTKIKARVPAWDENGKEITEIVDTTPGRMLIGQILPKHPTVPYSTANQLMTKKMISKMIDTVYRGCGQKETVIFCDRVMQLGFKNACDAGISFGKDDMVIPAAKYTMVDETRKLVEEFEQQYNDGLITQGEKYNKVVDAWAKCGDKVAEEMMKGIAAVQVDKETGRQKPINSVYMMSHSGARGSPAQMKQLAGMRGLMARPDGSIIETPITANFKEGLNVLEYFNSSHGARKGLADTALKTANSGYLTRRLVDVAQDAIIVVDDCGTEKGLTMEPIVDAGQVVASIGQRILGRTTADDVFHPLTGDLIAPKGILLDEKHIEIIEDARIQSIRIRSPLTCEMRQGCCAACYGRDLARGTPVNMGEAVGVIAAQSIGEPGTQLTMRTFHIGGTAQVVDSSFLESGAEGKIEVRNSNLANVADGKQVVMARNVALVIVDGEGKERAVHKVAYGSKLLVKAGDNVRRGQRLAEWDPYTRPILAEVEGEAQFEDLNDGVSVAENTDEATGFTKRVVIDWRGNQRGEGLKPALVINRGGSVAKVERGGDARYLLSVDAVINVEPGEKVSPGDILARIPLESAKTKDITGGLPRVAELFEARRPKDHAIIAEIDGTIRFGRDYKNKRRIIIEPNEDGAEAVEYLIPKGKPFHLQEGDTIEKGEYILDGNPAPHDILAIKGVEELARYLVNEIQEVYRLQGVLINDKHIEVIVRQMLQKVEIVTPGDSGLLKDEQLDKLDFDELNDALVADGKKPATANPVLLGITKASLQTRSFISAASFQETTRVLTEAAVSGKADLLEGLKENVIVGRLIPAGTGAGQTKAKLIAQKRDELILEERRRQAETAAIAAPRR; translated from the coding sequence ATGAACCATCATTCCCACGTTATGGACCCGTTCAACCCAGGGCTCCCCGTGCAGACATTTGATCAGATGAAAATCTCGATCGCGTCGCCGGAAAAAATCCTGTCCTGGTCGTACGGCGAAATCAAAAAGCCAGAAACCATCAACTATCGTACGTTCAAGCCTGAACGCGATGGTCTGTTCTGTGCGCGTATCTTTGGCCCCGTAAAGGACTACGAATGCTTGTGCGGCAAGTACAAGCGTATGAAGTTCAAGGGCGTCATCTGCGAGAAGTGCGGTGTTGAAGTTACCCTGAGCCGCGTTCGTCGCGAGCGCATGGGCCACATCGAGCTGGCAGCTCCAGTTGCGCACATCTGGTTCCTGAAGTCGCTTCCAAGCCGTATCGCGCTTCTGCTCGATATGACTCTGAAAGACATCGAACGTATTCTGTACTTCGAAAACTATGTCGTTCTCGATCCGGGTCTGACCCCGTTCACGCTGAACGAACTTCTTACAGAAGAACAGTACCTCGACGCACAGGACGAGTACGGTGCTGACAGCTTCACCGCCAAGATCGGCGCGGAAGCTATCCGTGACATTCTGCTGGCGCTCGATCTGGAAAAGATCGCTGGTGATCTGCGTGTAGAAATCGCGGAATCCACCACCGAACTGAAGCCAAAGAAGCTCGCAAAGCGTCTTAAGATCGTTGAGCAGTTCATCGTTTCTGGCAACAAGCCAGAATGGATGATCATGACCGTTATTCCGGTGATCCCACCGGAACTGCGTCCGCTTGTGCCATTGGATGGTGGTCGTTTCGCGACTTCGGATCTGAACGATCTGTATCGTCGCGTGATCAACCGTAACAACCGCCTCAAGCGCCTGATCGAGCTGCGTGCGCCGGACATCATTATCCGTAACGAAAAGCGTATGCTTCAGGAAGCTGTTGACGCGCTGTTCGATAACGGCCGTCGCGGTCGTACCATCACCGGTGCGAACAAGCGTCCGCTCAAGTCGCTCTCTGACATGCTCAAGGGCAAGCAGGGCCGCTTCCGTCAGAACTTGCTCGGTAAGCGCGTCGACTATTCGGGTCGTTCGGTTATTACCGTTGGTCCATACCTCAAGCTGCACCAGTGCGGTCTTCCAAAGAAGATGGCTCTGGAACTGTTCAAGCCGTTCATCTACTCGCGCCTTGAAGCCAAGGGCTTTAGCTCGACCGTCAAGCAGGCCAAGAAGCTTGTTGAGAAGGAAAAGCCAGAAGTCTGGGATATCCTGGAAGAAGTGATCCGCGAGCACCCGGTTCTGCTGAACCGCGCTCCGACCCTTCACCGTCTGGGCATTCAGGCATTCGAGCCGATCCTGATCGAAGGCAAGGCAATCCGTCTGCACCCACTCGTTTGCTCGGCGTTTAACGCTGACTTTGACGGTGACCAGATGGCTGTGCACGTTCCGCTGTCGCTTGAAGCGCAGCTGGAAGCACGCGTTCTGATGATGTCGACCAACAACATTCTGCACCCAGCGAATGGTCAGCCGATCATCGTGCCGTCGCAGGACATTGTTCTGGGCCTCTACTACCTCTCGCTCGCTAACGACGGTGAGCCAGGTGAGGGCATGGCGTTCGGCTCTTATGCTGAACTCGAACACGCGCTCGACAATGACGTTGTCACGCTCCACACCAAGATCAAGGCCCGCGTGCCGGCTTGGGACGAGAATGGCAAGGAAATCACCGAGATCGTGGACACGACCCCGGGCCGTATGCTCATCGGTCAGATCCTGCCGAAGCACCCAACCGTTCCGTACTCGACTGCAAACCAGTTGATGACGAAGAAGATGATCTCGAAGATGATCGACACCGTGTATCGCGGTTGCGGTCAGAAGGAGACCGTCATTTTCTGTGACCGCGTCATGCAGCTTGGTTTCAAGAACGCATGTGACGCCGGTATTTCGTTCGGTAAGGATGACATGGTTATCCCGGCCGCGAAGTACACCATGGTTGATGAAACCCGTAAGCTGGTCGAAGAATTCGAGCAGCAGTACAACGACGGTCTCATCACCCAGGGCGAAAAGTACAACAAGGTTGTCGACGCCTGGGCAAAGTGCGGTGACAAGGTTGCCGAAGAGATGATGAAGGGCATTGCTGCCGTTCAGGTCGACAAGGAAACCGGTCGTCAGAAGCCGATCAACTCGGTTTACATGATGAGCCACTCGGGTGCTCGTGGTTCACCAGCACAGATGAAGCAGCTTGCTGGTATGCGCGGCCTTATGGCTCGTCCAGACGGCTCGATCATTGAGACGCCGATCACCGCGAACTTCAAGGAAGGCCTCAACGTTCTTGAGTACTTCAACTCCTCGCACGGTGCTCGTAAGGGTCTTGCTGATACCGCGTTGAAGACCGCGAACTCGGGTTACTTGACCCGTCGTCTCGTGGACGTTGCTCAGGATGCGATCATTGTGGTCGACGACTGCGGCACCGAAAAGGGTCTGACCATGGAGCCCATCGTGGACGCCGGTCAGGTCGTTGCTTCGATCGGTCAGCGTATCCTTGGTCGTACGACTGCGGATGACGTGTTCCACCCGCTCACCGGTGACCTCATTGCTCCGAAGGGCATTCTGCTCGACGAAAAGCACATCGAGATCATCGAAGACGCGCGTATTCAGTCGATCCGTATCCGTTCGCCACTGACTTGCGAAATGCGTCAGGGTTGCTGCGCGGCCTGCTATGGTCGTGACCTTGCACGCGGCACTCCGGTCAACATGGGTGAAGCTGTCGGCGTTATCGCTGCACAGTCGATCGGTGAACCAGGCACTCAGCTGACCATGCGTACGTTCCACATTGGTGGTACGGCACAGGTTGTTGACAGCTCGTTCCTCGAGTCCGGCGCTGAAGGTAAGATCGAAGTTCGTAACTCCAACCTTGCTAACGTCGCAGACGGCAAGCAGGTGGTTATGGCTCGTAACGTTGCTCTCGTTATCGTTGATGGCGAAGGCAAGGAACGCGCAGTCCATAAGGTTGCTTACGGCTCCAAGCTTCTGGTTAAGGCTGGCGACAATGTTCGTCGCGGCCAGCGTCTGGCTGAATGGGATCCGTACACCCGTCCGATCCTAGCTGAAGTTGAAGGCGAAGCGCAGTTTGAAGACCTGAACGACGGCGTTTCCGTTGCGGAAAACACCGACGAAGCAACAGGCTTCACCAAGCGCGTTGTTATCGACTGGCGCGGCAATCAGCGTGGTGAAGGCCTCAAGCCTGCACTCGTGATTAACCGTGGCGGTTCGGTCGCTAAGGTTGAACGTGGTGGTGACGCTCGTTACCTGCTTTCCGTTGATGCTGTTATCAACGTTGAGCCAGGTGAAAAGGTCTCGCCAGGTGACATTCTTGCTCGTATCCCGCTCGAAAGCGCGAAGACCAAGGACATCACCGGCGGTCTGCCACGCGTTGCTGAACTCTTTGAAGCTCGTCGTCCAAAGGACCACGCTATCATCGCCGAAATCGATGGTACGATCCGCTTTGGCCGCGACTACAAGAACAAGCGTCGCATCATCATCGAGCCAAACGAAGACGGTGCAGAAGCCGTTGAGTACCTGATCCCGAAGGGCAAGCCATTCCACCTCCAGGAAGGCGACACCATCGAAAAGGGCGAATACATCCTGGACGGCAACCCAGCTCCACACGACATCCTTGCGATCAAGGGTGTTGAAGAACTGGCTCGTTACCTCGTGAACGAAATTCAGGAAGTGTATCGTCTGCAGGGCGTTCTGATTAACGACAAGCACATCGAAGTGATTGTTCGTCAGATGCTGCAGAAGGTCGAAATCGTCACCCCAGGCGACTCCGGTCTCCTGAAGGATGAACAGCTCGACAAGCTCGACTTTGATGAACTCAACGACGCGCTCGTTGCCGATGGCAAGAAGCCAGCGACTGCTAACCCAGTTCTGCTCGGTATCACCAAGGCATCGCTGCAGACCCGTTCGTTCATCTCGGCCGCTTCCTTCCAGGAAACGACCCGCGTGCTGACCGAAGCTGCCGTTTCCGGCAAGGCCGACCTTCTCGAAGGCCTGAAGGAAAACGTGATCGTTGGCCGTCTGATCCCAGCCGGTACCGGCGCAGGCCAGACCAAGGCGAAGCTTATTGCGCAGAAGCGCGACGAGCTGATCCTGGAAGAACGCCGTCGTCAGGCAGAGACAGCAGCAATTGCTGCTCCGCGCCGCTAA
- the rpoB gene encoding DNA-directed RNA polymerase subunit beta, producing the protein MATTFNGRRKVRKSFGSIREVTEMPNLIEVQKASYDQFLLVDEPKAGRPDEGLQSVFRSVFPITDFANTASLEFVRYEFEQPKYDIDECRARDITFAAPLKVTLRLIVFEVDEETNARSVKDIKEQDVYMGDMPFMTSNGTFIVNGTERVIVSQMHRSPGVFFDHDKGKTHSSGKLLFAGRIIPYRGSWLDIEFDAKDIVYARIDRRRKIPVTSLLKALGMDAEEILDTYYTKLEYEKTESGWRVPYDAEKWKGAKPTHDLIDAATGDVVHEGGKKLSARQAKKLAENGLTHLLATDEDLYGMYLAEDIVNLKTGEIYAEAGDELDEKLLVKLVDLGYHDLPILDIDHITIGAYIRNTLAVDKNESREDALFDIYRVMRPGEPPTVETAEAMFQSLFFDSERYDLSAVGRVKMNMRLELDAPDTMRTLRKEDIVEVVRTLVDLRDGRGEIDDIDNLGNRRVRSVGELMENSYRLGLLRMERAIKERMSSVEIDTVMPQDLINAKPAAAAVREFFGSSQLSQFMDQTNPLSEITHKRRLSALGPGGLTRERAGFEVRDVHPTHYGRICPIETPEGPNIGLINSLSTFARVNKYGFIETPYRKIVDGKLTEDVVYLSAMEEAKHYVAQANAEFNPDGTLMHDLVVARHAGDNGLTPKENVDLMDVSPKQMVSVAASLIPFLENDDANRALMGSNMQRQAVPLLRAEAPFVGTGMEPIVARDSGAAIVAKRTGIVDQVDATRIVIRATEETDASRSGVDIYNLMKFQRSNQSTCINQRPLVVVGDHINSGDIIADGPSTELGDLALGRNVLVAFMPWNGYNYEDSILLSEKIAMQDVFTSIHIEEYEVMARDTKLGPEEITRDIPNVSEEALKSLDEAGIVHIGAEVQPGDILVGKITPKGESPMTPEEKLLRAIFGEKASDVRDTSLRVPPGDAGTVVEVRVFNRHGIDKDERAMAIEREEIERLAKDRDDEQSILDRNVYARLKEMLFGKAATAGPKGYVVGTRLNDSIFEAQPRAKWWQFAVDDDKVMTEMEALHAQYEESRRLLEQRFIDKVDKLQRGDELPPGVMKMVKVFIATKRKIQPGDKMAGRHGNKGVVSRIVPVEDMPYLEDGTSVDIVLNPLGVPSRMNVGQILETHLGWACAGLGKRIDKMVREYHSKGDLQPLRSEIKELFSNDEQLRDLDDDGLVRLGEHLSKGVSIATPVFDGAKEHNIVEMLERAGLKASGQSTVFDGRTGEQFDRQVTVGYIYMLKLDHLVDNKIHARSIGPYSLVTQQPLGGKAQFGGQRFGEMEVWALEAYGAAYTLQEMLTIKSDDVAGRTKVYEAIVRGDDTFEAGIPESFNVLVKEIRSLGLNVELDMRDKDLENQAEAELAPPQEAAE; encoded by the coding sequence ATGGCTACCACGTTCAACGGCCGCCGTAAGGTACGCAAGTCCTTCGGCTCGATCCGCGAAGTCACGGAGATGCCAAACCTGATCGAAGTCCAAAAGGCTTCTTATGATCAGTTTCTTCTCGTTGATGAGCCTAAGGCTGGTCGTCCAGACGAGGGCCTTCAGTCGGTCTTTCGTTCGGTCTTCCCGATCACCGATTTTGCCAATACGGCAAGCCTTGAATTCGTTCGTTACGAATTCGAGCAGCCAAAGTATGACATTGATGAGTGCCGTGCGCGCGATATCACTTTCGCTGCCCCGCTCAAGGTCACGCTGCGTCTGATCGTTTTTGAAGTCGACGAAGAAACCAATGCTCGTTCCGTTAAGGACATCAAGGAGCAGGACGTTTACATGGGCGATATGCCGTTCATGACGTCCAACGGTACCTTTATCGTCAACGGTACTGAGCGCGTTATCGTCTCGCAGATGCACCGTTCGCCGGGCGTGTTCTTCGATCACGACAAGGGCAAGACCCACTCGTCTGGCAAGCTGCTGTTTGCTGGCCGTATCATTCCATACCGCGGTTCCTGGCTCGATATCGAATTCGACGCCAAGGATATCGTCTACGCACGTATCGACCGTCGTCGTAAGATCCCGGTTACTTCGCTGCTCAAGGCGCTTGGCATGGATGCCGAGGAAATCCTCGACACCTATTACACCAAGCTTGAGTACGAAAAGACCGAGAGCGGCTGGCGCGTTCCTTACGATGCGGAAAAGTGGAAGGGCGCAAAGCCAACCCACGACCTCATCGACGCGGCAACTGGCGACGTCGTGCACGAAGGCGGCAAGAAGCTGTCTGCGCGTCAGGCTAAGAAGCTGGCTGAAAACGGTCTGACCCACTTGCTGGCGACCGACGAAGACCTCTACGGCATGTATCTGGCCGAGGACATCGTCAACCTTAAGACCGGTGAAATCTACGCTGAAGCTGGCGACGAGCTGGACGAGAAGCTTCTCGTTAAGCTGGTTGACCTCGGCTATCACGATCTGCCGATCCTCGACATCGACCACATCACCATCGGTGCTTACATCCGTAACACCCTTGCCGTGGACAAGAACGAGTCGCGTGAAGACGCGCTGTTCGACATCTACCGCGTGATGCGTCCGGGTGAACCACCAACCGTCGAAACTGCAGAAGCGATGTTCCAGTCGCTGTTCTTCGATAGCGAGCGCTACGACCTTTCGGCCGTTGGTCGCGTCAAGATGAACATGCGTCTTGAGCTCGATGCTCCAGACACCATGCGCACCCTGCGCAAGGAAGACATTGTTGAAGTTGTTCGTACGCTGGTTGATCTGCGCGATGGTCGCGGTGAAATCGACGACATCGACAACCTCGGCAACCGTCGCGTTCGCTCTGTTGGCGAATTGATGGAAAACTCCTACCGCCTCGGTCTGCTGCGTATGGAACGCGCGATCAAGGAGCGTATGAGCTCTGTCGAAATCGACACCGTGATGCCGCAGGATCTGATCAACGCTAAGCCGGCTGCTGCTGCAGTTCGTGAATTCTTCGGCTCCTCGCAGCTGTCGCAGTTCATGGACCAGACCAACCCGCTTTCGGAAATCACCCACAAGCGTCGTCTTTCGGCACTTGGACCTGGTGGTCTGACCCGTGAACGCGCAGGCTTTGAAGTCCGTGACGTTCACCCGACCCACTACGGCCGTATCTGCCCGATTGAAACGCCAGAAGGCCCGAACATCGGTCTGATCAACTCGCTCTCGACCTTCGCGCGCGTCAACAAGTACGGTTTCATCGAAACCCCTTACCGCAAGATCGTTGACGGCAAGCTGACCGAAGACGTTGTCTACCTCTCCGCTATGGAAGAGGCTAAGCACTACGTCGCGCAGGCGAATGCTGAGTTCAATCCAGACGGCACGCTGATGCATGATCTGGTTGTGGCTCGCCACGCCGGTGACAACGGCCTGACACCGAAGGAAAACGTCGACCTTATGGACGTTTCCCCGAAGCAGATGGTTTCGGTTGCGGCATCGCTTATTCCGTTCCTTGAAAACGACGACGCTAACCGCGCTCTGATGGGCTCGAACATGCAGCGTCAGGCTGTGCCTCTGCTGCGCGCAGAAGCACCGTTTGTCGGCACCGGCATGGAGCCAATCGTTGCTCGTGACTCGGGCGCTGCTATCGTTGCCAAGCGTACCGGTATCGTCGACCAGGTTGACGCGACCCGTATCGTTATCCGTGCAACGGAAGAAACCGATGCGTCGCGTTCGGGCGTCGACATCTACAATCTGATGAAGTTCCAGCGTTCGAACCAGTCGACCTGTATCAATCAGCGTCCGCTGGTTGTTGTTGGCGACCACATTAACTCTGGCGACATCATTGCAGACGGTCCTTCGACCGAACTCGGTGATCTGGCTCTCGGCCGTAACGTGCTCGTCGCGTTCATGCCGTGGAACGGCTATAACTACGAAGACTCCATCCTTCTGTCTGAAAAGATTGCGATGCAGGACGTCTTCACTTCGATCCACATCGAAGAATATGAAGTTATGGCTCGCGACACCAAGCTTGGCCCAGAAGAAATCACGCGCGACATTCCGAACGTTTCGGAAGAAGCGCTGAAGAGCCTCGACGAAGCGGGTATCGTTCACATCGGTGCTGAAGTTCAGCCGGGCGACATTCTGGTTGGCAAGATCACCCCGAAGGGTGAATCGCCAATGACGCCAGAAGAAAAGCTCCTGCGCGCTATCTTCGGTGAAAAGGCTTCTGACGTTCGTGATACATCGCTGCGCGTGCCACCAGGCGACGCCGGTACTGTCGTGGAAGTTCGCGTCTTTAACCGTCATGGTATCGACAAGGACGAGCGCGCGATGGCTATCGAGCGCGAAGAAATCGAACGTCTGGCTAAGGACCGTGACGACGAACAGTCGATCCTCGACCGTAACGTCTACGCGCGTCTCAAGGAAATGCTGTTCGGTAAGGCCGCAACTGCTGGTCCAAAGGGCTATGTAGTTGGTACGCGCCTGAACGACTCCATCTTCGAAGCGCAGCCGCGCGCGAAGTGGTGGCAGTTCGCGGTTGATGACGACAAGGTCATGACCGAGATGGAAGCGCTTCATGCTCAGTATGAAGAAAGCCGCCGTCTGCTCGAACAGCGCTTCATCGACAAGGTCGACAAACTCCAGCGTGGCGACGAACTGCCTCCTGGCGTGATGAAGATGGTCAAGGTCTTTATCGCGACCAAGCGTAAGATCCAGCCAGGTGACAAGATGGCCGGTCGTCACGGGAACAAGGGCGTGGTTTCGCGCATCGTTCCAGTCGAAGACATGCCATACCTTGAAGATGGTACCTCGGTTGATATCGTGCTGAACCCACTCGGTGTTCCGTCGCGTATGAACGTGGGTCAGATTCTCGAAACGCACCTTGGTTGGGCTTGTGCCGGTCTTGGGAAGCGCATCGACAAGATGGTTCGCGAATATCACTCCAAGGGCGATCTCCAGCCACTGCGCAGCGAAATCAAGGAACTGTTCTCGAACGACGAACAGCTTCGCGATCTCGATGACGACGGTCTGGTTCGTCTCGGCGAGCACCTCTCGAAGGGTGTTTCCATCGCAACGCCAGTGTTTGACGGCGCGAAGGAACACAACATCGTTGAGATGCTGGAGCGTGCAGGTCTGAAGGCCTCTGGCCAGTCGACCGTCTTTGACGGCCGTACCGGTGAACAGTTCGACCGTCAGGTTACTGTTGGCTACATCTACATGCTGAAGCTCGACCACTTGGTCGACAACAAGATCCACGCGCGCTCGATTGGGCCGTACTCCCTCGTCACCCAGCAGCCGCTTGGTGGTAAGGCACAGTTCGGTGGTCAGCGCTTCGGTGAGATGGAAGTTTGGGCTCTTGAAGCGTATGGCGCCGCCTACACGCTGCAGGAAATGCTCACCATCAAGTCGGACGACGTGGCCGGTCGTACCAAGGTCTACGAAGCCATTGTCCGTGGTGACGATACCTTCGAAGCGGGCATTCCGGAAAGCTTCAACGTTCTGGTTAAGGAAATCCGGTCCCTCGGTCTCAATGTCGAACTCGACATGCGGGACAAGGACCTGGAAAACCAGGCAGAAGCGGAGCTCGCGCCTCCTCAGGAAGCGGCGGAATAA
- the rplL gene encoding 50S ribosomal protein L7/L12, with the protein MADLAKIVDELSALTVLEASELSKLLEEKWGVSAAAPVAVAAAGGAPAAAAEEKTEFDVILASFGDNKINVIKEVRAITGLGLGEAKALVEGAPKALKEGVSKAEAEDIKKKLEEAGAKVELK; encoded by the coding sequence ATGGCTGATCTCGCCAAAATCGTAGACGAACTTTCCGCTTTGACCGTTCTGGAAGCTTCCGAGCTTTCCAAGCTTCTCGAAGAAAAGTGGGGCGTTTCTGCTGCTGCTCCAGTTGCTGTTGCTGCCGCTGGCGGCGCTCCAGCTGCTGCTGCTGAAGAAAAGACCGAATTCGACGTCATCCTGGCATCGTTCGGCGACAACAAGATCAACGTGATCAAGGAAGTTCGCGCGATCACCGGTCTCGGTCTCGGCGAAGCTAAGGCACTCGTTGAAGGCGCTCCAAAGGCCCTCAAGGAAGGCGTGTCGAAGGCTGAAGCTGAAGACATCAAGAAGAAGCTTGAAGAAGCTGGCGCAAAGGTCGAACTCAAGTAA